From the Hylaeus volcanicus isolate JK05 chromosome 4, UHH_iyHylVolc1.0_haploid, whole genome shotgun sequence genome, one window contains:
- the LOC128875749 gene encoding cysteine-rich venom protein 1-like, with protein sequence MSRYVVAIALIMAVVLPAVHMKEEEPESEPKCCPMNSSWSNCGRICEPRCSNPDPKICPAIACSPSIAACRCDSGFVRDDESGECIELECCPNQK encoded by the exons ATGTCTCGATACGTCGTCGCCATTGCGCTGATTATGGCGGTGGTTCTTCCTG CCGTACACATGAAGGAAGAAGAACCCGAGTCAGAACCCAAGTGTTGTCCTATGAATTCAAGCTGGTCAAACTGCGGAAGAATTTGCGAACCACGGTGCAGTAACCCAGATCCAAAAATTTGCCCAGCCATT GCATGCAGCCCATCCATCGCAGCTTGCAGGTGCGACAGCGGTTTCGTCAGAGACGATGAGTCCGGAGAGTGTATAGAACTCGAATGTTGCCCAAACCAAAAATAA
- the LOC128875751 gene encoding chymotrypsin inhibitor-like, translating to MSPYVIATMLVAAMVFTGVTPAPECPVNQIWNPCGAMCEPTCSNRNPNPKFCPRIRCTQYTAGCRCQTSYYKKDDGSCVPLEDC from the exons ATGTCTCCCTACGTGATCGCCACTATGCTCGTCGCCGCGATGGTCTTTACTG GAGTCACACCGGCGCCTGAGTGCCCAGTGAACCAGATCTGGAATCCTTGTGGAGCAATGTGCGAACCAACTTGCAGCAACCGAAATCCGAACCCTAAATTTTGCCCAAGAATA cGATGCACCCAATATACTGCTGGCTGCCGTTGTCAGACATCCTATTACAAAAAAGACGACGGTTCTTGCGTTCCATTAGAAGATTGCTAA